A single genomic interval of Streptomyces sp. BA2 harbors:
- a CDS encoding ArsR/SmtB family transcription factor, producing the protein MLRIHFTAEDLARTRVAATIGVAAEVYYSLELLRENRELPHLRSWRSAVAGRMGADTRPLTSLVPVRGPGLDLLALMGDAPSVDHAVDNLLHAPVSRLRRELEGLDFHPGHLPWARLVSEGDRDARQQLAEAVRACHRLTVEPYWHRGRSELVALTTRCANLMLEGGIDLLLRSICAPLVRWRPPVLEAPYPRRVEVRLQGRGLIITPTVFSKHPVSFLWDPLDPAQPPRLTVPALRRSLTGSEPAEADGSAVRNLESLLGRTRAAALHVTAEGCTTSELARRLNVTAAAASQHARVLRNTDLITTSRRGGSVLHFITPLGLALLRTGALTEP; encoded by the coding sequence GTGTTACGCATTCACTTCACGGCCGAAGACCTCGCCCGGACCCGGGTGGCCGCAACGATCGGCGTCGCAGCGGAGGTCTACTACAGCCTGGAGCTGCTGAGGGAGAACCGGGAACTTCCTCACCTCCGCTCGTGGCGGTCGGCTGTCGCGGGACGGATGGGAGCGGACACGCGGCCCCTGACGTCCCTGGTTCCGGTGCGCGGTCCCGGGCTTGATCTGCTGGCCCTGATGGGTGATGCGCCCTCGGTGGACCACGCCGTGGACAACCTGCTGCACGCTCCGGTGTCCCGGCTGCGGCGCGAGCTCGAGGGTCTCGACTTCCACCCCGGACACCTGCCGTGGGCCAGGCTGGTGTCCGAGGGCGACCGCGACGCGCGGCAGCAGCTCGCCGAGGCCGTGCGCGCCTGCCATCGGCTGACCGTGGAGCCCTACTGGCATCGAGGGCGGTCCGAACTGGTCGCGCTGACCACCCGTTGCGCGAACCTGATGCTGGAAGGAGGCATCGATCTGCTGCTGCGTTCGATCTGCGCACCGCTGGTCCGCTGGCGTCCACCGGTGCTCGAAGCCCCCTACCCGCGCCGAGTTGAGGTGCGTCTCCAGGGACGGGGACTGATCATTACGCCCACGGTCTTCTCGAAGCACCCGGTGAGCTTTCTGTGGGACCCGCTCGATCCCGCCCAGCCTCCCCGACTGACCGTGCCGGCTCTGCGCCGGTCGCTGACCGGTAGCGAACCGGCAGAAGCCGACGGCTCCGCCGTGCGGAACCTGGAGTCTTTGCTCGGCCGCACACGAGCCGCCGCCCTGCATGTCACAGCGGAAGGCTGCACGACGAGCGAACTGGCCCGCCGCCTCAACGTCACGGCCGCAGCAGCCAGTCAGCACGCGAGAGTGCTGCGGAACACCGACCTCATCACCACCAGCCGCCGAGGCGGGTCCGTACTGCACTTCATCACCCCCCTCGGGCTGGCCCTGCTGCGCACCGGTGCCCTGACAGAACCATGA
- the argC gene encoding N-acetyl-gamma-glutamyl-phosphate reductase, whose product MIRAGVIGASGLVGGELIRLLTQHPGMKLTFLGGNSSVGMHPGDLHPGLRLNPHLSVQHVTADTADQLDVAFLATPGPVSAELAALLADRIPAVIDLSGAFRIRNRQLHDRWYPNVQRRADLVDRFVYGVPELVGEQMNDAALITLPGCYATAITLGLAPLILGMGLQVSRVLVDAKGGSSGSGLRLRTTGLHPLRSGAITPYAPTGHRHAAEVTDFLQRTRPGSIGSLSMSAYGVATVRGLLVSLYVWADRTVGRQELERAYLRFYRGHPFVRPRRHTETRIPMPDPQAVLGSNFCDVTALVDEDGGHIVVLAALDNLVKGAAGQAVQAANRRFDLPEETGLTMQPVMPA is encoded by the coding sequence ATGATCCGTGCGGGAGTGATCGGTGCCTCCGGACTTGTCGGCGGCGAACTCATCCGGCTCCTCACTCAGCACCCCGGCATGAAACTGACGTTCCTTGGCGGCAACTCCAGCGTCGGCATGCATCCCGGCGACCTCCATCCCGGCCTGCGGCTCAACCCGCACCTGAGCGTGCAGCACGTCACCGCGGACACCGCCGACCAGCTCGACGTGGCCTTCCTGGCCACCCCCGGGCCGGTCTCGGCGGAACTCGCCGCGCTGCTCGCGGACCGGATCCCGGCCGTCATCGACCTCAGTGGCGCCTTCCGCATCCGCAACCGCCAACTCCATGACCGCTGGTACCCGAACGTGCAGCGCCGGGCCGACCTTGTGGACCGCTTCGTGTACGGGGTGCCGGAACTGGTCGGCGAGCAGATGAACGACGCCGCACTCATCACACTTCCCGGCTGCTACGCAACCGCGATCACCCTGGGACTTGCCCCTCTGATCCTGGGCATGGGCCTACAGGTGAGCCGGGTGCTCGTGGACGCCAAAGGCGGATCCAGCGGCAGCGGACTGCGCCTGCGCACCACAGGCCTGCATCCGCTGCGCAGCGGCGCCATCACGCCGTACGCCCCCACCGGGCACCGGCACGCCGCAGAGGTCACCGACTTCCTGCAGCGGACGCGGCCCGGTTCGATCGGCTCCCTGAGCATGTCCGCATACGGGGTCGCCACCGTGCGGGGCCTGCTCGTAAGCCTCTACGTGTGGGCCGATCGGACCGTCGGCCGACAGGAGCTGGAACGAGCCTACCTGCGCTTCTACAGGGGGCACCCATTCGTGAGGCCACGGCGGCACACCGAGACGCGAATCCCGATGCCGGACCCACAGGCGGTGTTGGGATCAAACTTCTGCGACGTGACGGCCCTGGTTGACGAGGACGGCGGCCACATCGTCGTCCTCGCCGCCCTCGACAACCTCGTCAAGGGCGCCGCCGGCCAGGCCGTGCAAGCAGCAAACCGACGGTTCGACCTCCCCGAGGAGACGGGGCTGACCATGCAGCCGGTGATGCCCGCATGA
- a CDS encoding glutamine amidotransferase-related protein, translated as MLRPRVLVVDNGTLSLPHLRRCLENLGSHTDTVDAASAPSRLQRQHQAIVLSGTKVRADNREHYQPVINLVMASNVPVLGICGGMQILAVAAGAHLRPGPQRVGRSKVQVDTHEPLFAHVQPTVTLFQRHTLYLHTAPPGFRIIGHSRQAPVEFLRSDDGRLIGSQAHLEYRADGLEILRGFAQLYQ; from the coding sequence GTGCTCCGTCCCCGCGTCCTGGTCGTCGACAACGGAACACTCTCCCTTCCGCACCTGCGCCGATGCCTGGAGAACCTGGGGTCACACACGGACACCGTGGACGCGGCCTCGGCCCCCTCCAGGCTCCAGCGCCAGCATCAGGCAATCGTGCTGAGCGGCACCAAAGTGCGCGCCGACAACCGCGAGCACTACCAGCCCGTCATCAACCTCGTCATGGCCAGCAACGTCCCCGTGCTCGGAATCTGCGGCGGGATGCAGATCCTCGCGGTCGCCGCGGGCGCCCACCTCCGCCCGGGGCCTCAACGGGTGGGACGCAGCAAGGTACAGGTCGACACGCACGAGCCCCTCTTCGCACACGTACAGCCCACGGTGACGCTTTTCCAGCGTCACACCCTTTACCTGCACACGGCCCCACCGGGCTTCCGCATCATCGGCCACTCCCGGCAGGCGCCCGTGGAGTTCCTCCGTTCCGACGACGGCCGACTGATCGGCTCCCAGGCCCATCTGGAATACCGCGCCGACGGCCTGGAAATCCTGCGAGGATTCGCACAGCTCTACCAGTAG
- a CDS encoding lysine biosynthesis protein LysW: MTSDTLAGTCPECETDLTVPTMVRGETLVCPECMLTLRVEDVCEGRITLHMVETRLRDWGQ; the protein is encoded by the coding sequence ATGACGAGTGACACGCTCGCCGGTACCTGCCCCGAGTGCGAGACGGACCTGACCGTACCAACGATGGTCCGGGGCGAGACCCTTGTCTGCCCCGAGTGCATGCTCACGCTGCGTGTCGAGGACGTCTGTGAGGGCCGGATCACCCTGCACATGGTCGAGACCCGGCTTCGCGACTGGGGCCAGTGA
- a CDS encoding nitroreductase family protein: protein MPTLAYRARPAARNAHARENLASTAPPHAAFLFMPAFGDGVRAAGDIGMYAQNFLLSLTARGLGGIPQTMLGIYANTVREFLGVPDELTLLFGISFGTTDVTAPANSSAPKHQCSSALTPRPPASRVLSRSTVAMTKVAEHYW from the coding sequence TTGCCCACTCTCGCCTACAGAGCCAGACCGGCAGCGAGGAACGCGCATGCCCGTGAAAACCTCGCTTCCACGGCGCCCCCCCACGCCGCTTTCCTCTTCATGCCCGCGTTCGGCGACGGGGTGCGGGCTGCCGGTGACATCGGCATGTACGCACAGAACTTCCTGCTCTCGCTGACGGCCCGGGGGCTCGGCGGCATTCCGCAGACCATGCTTGGGATCTACGCAAACACCGTCCGCGAGTTTCTGGGTGTTCCCGACGAGCTCACGCTGCTGTTCGGCATCTCCTTCGGCACGACTGATGTGACCGCACCGGCAAACAGTTCGGCCCCGAAGCATCAGTGTTCAAGCGCCCTGACGCCTCGCCCGCCCGCCTCTCGCGTGCTGTCTCGCTCAACCGTTGCCATGACCAAGGTGGCTGAACACTACTGGTAG
- a CDS encoding ATP-grasp domain-containing protein → MRQTVAVAADRIGWEERRLIAAAPAFGLHLSWVNDESMCLGHPAAPSLAGYDALLVRSRSYTRGGLLATLAEAAAVHTLNTARAISICQNKAVLRTVLRSEGIPVPDFRLVLSRRDFERCVQELTLPLVLKPIFGGMGKRVTLLRHADTAASVYDYIEDLGHAFEQACLVEPYAGDTSVRCLVAGDELLGAVEFTGDGTDWRSNAALGNRTRPMAHDPDLRKILDGVVSALGPGIYGVDLFRTPDGYMVNEVNHAPAFRALDEAVEADIPTAVARHIREALA, encoded by the coding sequence ATGCGACAAACCGTCGCCGTCGCCGCGGACCGGATCGGCTGGGAAGAACGTCGGCTGATCGCGGCCGCCCCGGCTTTCGGCCTGCACCTGTCCTGGGTCAATGACGAGTCGATGTGCCTGGGCCACCCGGCCGCGCCGTCGCTCGCGGGCTACGACGCGCTGCTGGTGCGCAGCCGCAGCTACACCCGCGGCGGTCTCCTCGCCACGCTCGCCGAGGCCGCCGCGGTCCACACGCTGAACACCGCCCGCGCGATCAGCATCTGTCAGAACAAAGCGGTTCTGCGCACCGTGCTGCGCTCCGAGGGGATCCCCGTCCCGGACTTCCGCCTCGTGCTCTCCCGCAGAGACTTCGAGCGCTGCGTGCAGGAACTGACCCTGCCGCTGGTCCTCAAGCCGATTTTCGGCGGCATGGGCAAACGCGTCACCCTGCTCCGGCACGCGGACACCGCCGCGTCCGTATACGACTACATCGAGGACCTCGGACACGCCTTTGAGCAGGCATGCCTGGTGGAGCCCTATGCGGGAGACACCTCGGTGCGCTGCCTTGTCGCAGGAGACGAACTGCTCGGCGCCGTCGAATTCACCGGAGATGGCACCGACTGGCGCTCCAACGCGGCGCTGGGCAACCGAACCCGCCCCATGGCCCACGACCCGGACCTGCGCAAGATCCTCGACGGTGTGGTGTCCGCTCTGGGCCCCGGCATCTATGGAGTGGACCTCTTTCGCACCCCGGACGGCTACATGGTCAACGAGGTCAACCACGCCCCGGCCTTCCGGGCCTTGGACGAGGCGGTCGAGGCGGACATCCCCACGGCCGTCGCCCGCCACATCCGGGAGGCCCTGGCATGA
- a CDS encoding VOC family protein produces the protein MGHAELRRPGGGALVFGSTRHADTVHGVMRAGAGAVYVVSDEVDAVNRRAVDTGGEVLEPPHETRFGSGAAAYVRTVRDPEGNLWTFGTTRGPFAGGEPREQLRGTVSRPKSAQGCVILPRRWVVVQVGVLRRQHPVRSGGLRGQR, from the coding sequence GTGGGGCATGCTGAGCTGCGCCGGCCTGGCGGTGGCGCGCTGGTGTTCGGTTCGACCCGGCATGCGGACACCGTGCACGGCGTGATGCGGGCCGGTGCCGGCGCGGTCTACGTGGTGAGCGATGAGGTGGACGCGGTAAACCGGCGGGCCGTCGACACAGGGGGCGAGGTCCTCGAACCGCCGCACGAGACCCGTTTCGGTTCGGGTGCAGCGGCGTACGTGCGCACTGTGCGGGATCCCGAGGGCAATCTGTGGACCTTCGGCACCACCCGCGGGCCCTTCGCCGGCGGAGAACCTCGGGAACAGCTGAGGGGCACCGTCAGCAGGCCCAAGAGCGCCCAAGGGTGCGTCATTTTGCCGCGCCGGTGGGTGGTGGTGCAGGTTGGTGTCCTTCGAAGGCAGCACCCGGTTCGGTCTGGTGGTCTTCGAGGGCAACGCTGA
- a CDS encoding amino acid kinase family protein, whose translation MSTTPHQPPAIVVKLGGSCLDSLNGPWWDDLARLGQERPLVLVHGWSRPLQRLDSRHRQPEAILRDRYGNQSRWTTPKVLDDIRTVSTALSEEILEELHQRAMTTERLLGSDGVISAGPAERLWWQDHQLIELDNLVGPPTSVNTAPLKHARPGHIPLLTPLARNTAGQEVNTDADRAAAAVAGALRAAELVVVTNVSHLMVDGKPVRRVAAQTATRLRDTVATDGMRKKLRAACEALAQNVERVIIGNAPLTALLTARTGTIITRD comes from the coding sequence ATGAGCACAACGCCGCACCAACCTCCCGCCATCGTGGTCAAACTCGGCGGCAGCTGCCTCGACTCCCTCAACGGCCCCTGGTGGGACGACCTGGCCCGCCTGGGACAGGAACGACCACTGGTCCTTGTCCACGGCTGGTCCCGCCCGCTGCAACGGCTTGACTCCCGCCATCGTCAGCCGGAGGCCATCCTGCGCGACCGGTACGGCAACCAGAGCCGCTGGACCACACCGAAGGTCCTCGACGACATCAGAACCGTAAGCACCGCGCTGAGCGAGGAAATCCTGGAAGAGCTCCACCAGCGCGCCATGACCACAGAGAGACTGCTCGGCAGCGACGGAGTGATCAGCGCGGGCCCCGCCGAGCGCTTGTGGTGGCAAGACCACCAGCTCATCGAACTGGACAACCTCGTCGGTCCGCCCACCAGCGTGAACACCGCACCACTGAAGCACGCGAGGCCAGGCCACATCCCTCTGCTGACACCGCTGGCACGCAACACAGCCGGCCAGGAGGTCAACACCGACGCCGACCGTGCCGCCGCGGCTGTCGCCGGCGCCCTCAGGGCCGCTGAACTGGTCGTGGTCACCAACGTCAGCCACCTCATGGTGGACGGGAAACCCGTCCGCCGGGTTGCTGCCCAGACCGCAACCAGACTGCGTGACACGGTCGCGACCGACGGGATGCGCAAGAAGCTGCGCGCCGCCTGCGAAGCCCTGGCACAGAACGTGGAGAGGGTCATCATTGGCAACGCACCCCTCACAGCCCTGCTCACCGCCCGAACCGGAACCATCATTACGCGAGACTGA
- a CDS encoding pentapeptide repeat-containing protein, with amino-acid sequence MEMGEPGRGLRPWRDRLVKHRTIAALLAGTAGLAVLGAVLVVLPGVVVDHDLAGASVAAQDRLKAVNDVRTTLLQAVGGMVVLFGAFATWRQLRVSQDGLRATQEGYITDRFSTAVDQLGSDKLETRIGGLHALWRIAEHSARDREAIISIQAAYLRTHLPWPPAGPSAPAADVPINNVVPLEVRAADAQVALTGLGVLLLQPREQSWVNLSVTDLRRADCDGLWLHEVNLDRSCMEAAGLYHANLTQASLVSVNLRHADLKTAILRRARCVLADVRGARLVETDLRDADFTEADLREANLRNADAGGAVFRRADLRLADLRGSDLSTADLLQARLTGALASEHTRWPAGFDHAAAGVVVTEDPGPEPPPLLQPSGITTQHPPLRSMP; translated from the coding sequence ATGGAGATGGGGGAGCCGGGCCGCGGCCTCAGGCCGTGGCGTGACCGGCTGGTCAAGCATCGTACGATCGCGGCCCTGCTGGCTGGGACAGCAGGGCTGGCCGTTCTGGGCGCGGTGCTCGTCGTCCTACCGGGTGTGGTGGTCGACCACGATCTTGCCGGGGCGAGCGTCGCTGCGCAGGACCGGCTGAAAGCGGTGAACGACGTCCGTACGACACTTCTGCAGGCCGTGGGCGGCATGGTCGTGTTGTTCGGCGCGTTCGCCACCTGGCGGCAACTGCGCGTCAGCCAGGACGGGTTGCGCGCCACCCAGGAGGGCTATATCACCGACCGGTTCAGCACAGCCGTAGATCAGCTCGGCAGTGACAAGCTGGAAACACGCATCGGCGGACTCCACGCACTGTGGCGGATCGCGGAGCACTCCGCCCGTGACCGCGAGGCCATCATCTCCATCCAGGCCGCTTACCTGCGTACACACCTGCCGTGGCCGCCCGCCGGACCATCAGCTCCAGCGGCAGATGTACCTATCAACAACGTTGTGCCGCTGGAGGTCCGTGCCGCCGACGCCCAGGTGGCGCTGACTGGGCTCGGCGTGTTGTTGCTGCAACCCCGGGAGCAGTCCTGGGTCAACCTCAGCGTGACGGATCTGCGCCGGGCCGACTGCGACGGGCTGTGGCTGCATGAGGTCAACCTCGACCGGTCCTGCATGGAGGCGGCGGGCCTGTACCACGCCAACCTGACGCAGGCGTCTCTCGTCTCGGTCAACCTGCGGCACGCCGACCTCAAGACGGCGATCCTGCGCCGGGCCCGCTGCGTTCTGGCTGACGTGCGGGGCGCCCGGCTGGTCGAAACGGACTTGCGTGACGCGGACTTCACCGAAGCCGACCTGCGCGAGGCGAACCTGCGCAATGCCGACGCAGGCGGCGCCGTCTTCCGCCGCGCTGACCTGCGCCTGGCCGACTTGCGTGGCTCCGACTTGAGCACGGCCGACCTGCTCCAGGCACGTCTGACCGGCGCGCTGGCCAGCGAGCACACTCGCTGGCCAGCCGGTTTCGACCACGCGGCCGCCGGCGTCGTTGTCACCGAGGACCCCGGCCCCGAACCTCCGCCACTGCTCCAGCCCTCAGGGATAACGACGCAGCACCCGCCCCTGCGGTCCATGCCGTGA